CCTGCTTCCTGCCCGGCAGCCAGGCATCGTGGGAAAGTGGCACCTCGGCTCACGTGTGCGCGTTTCCAAGCCAGATGTGATTTTGCGACATTAACGACATGCACGCATTGCTGCCGGTCCACATTTAGAAGCAATGACAGATTGATGAGTGGCCAGTCTGTGTTAGAAAGCCTGCTACTTTACTTCTGGAGTCCCTAATCACACCCAAACGCACTTTGTGTACCttgtacacacaaaaacacacgctGAGACGTGCACATTCTCACACACCACCTTAGGTATAGGCAAAGAAACACAAAGGTGGAGATATCCTATTTTGATCTTTGGTTTTGGGCTTCCAGTTTCTCGACTCGGGCTTTGGACTTCCTCTTTCTTGGTTTGGATTTTCAGTGGCATTGTTTGAACTTTGCTATTCATGGTTTGGGCTTCCAGTTTCTTGTTTTGGGCTCCAAATTTCTGGTTTGGGGCTCCTAGTTTCTTGCTTTGGGCTCCCAGTTTCTTGTTTTCGGCTTCCAGTTTCTTGTTTTGAGCTTCCAGTTTCTTGTTTTGGATTCCCAGTTTTTAGTTTTGGGCTTCCAGATTCTTTTTTTGGGCTCCCAGTTTCTTGTTTTGGGCTCCAAATTTCTTGTTTTGAGCCCCTAGTTTCTTGCTTTGGGCTCCCAATTTCTTGTTTTGGATTCCCAGTTTCTAGTTTTGGGCTTCCAGTTTCTTTTATTGGGCTCTCAGTTTCTTATTTTGGGCTCCGAATTTCTTGCTTGGGGCTCCCAGTTTCTTGTTTTGGATTCCCAGTTTCTTGTTTCGGGCTTCCAGTTTCTTGTTCTGGATTCCCAGTTTCTAGTTTTGGGCTTCCAGTTTCTTTTATTGGGCTCCCAGTTTCTTGTTTTGGGCTCCGAATTTCTTGTTTTGGCATCCTACTTTTTTTTGCGTTGGGCTTCCAGTTTCTTGTTTCGGGCTTCCAGTTTCTTGTTTTGGATTTCCAGTTTCTAGTTTTGGGCTTCCAGTTTCTTTTTTGGGCTCCCAGTTTCTTCTTTTGGGCTTCCCATGTGTTTAGTTGAATAATACGCTGGTGTAACGGGTGGAAAGGTTAACtactttatgtgtgtgtgtggtagcgGTGTGTCACATTGCGTGGATCAGCTGCTTCCTGTTTAGCGTGGAGATGAAACatttcccccgtgaaaatcagAGATGGCGCTGGGATCTTTCAGGTCGCCAAGCGTGGAGTTCCGGATGGGCCGCCTGCTCTATCTTTAGGATTCTTGCGTCTACATCTGATGAAAGCACGATGCAGCGTCTCCAAACAAGCTGATTCGGTTTGCCGGGAATGCCGACCTTGAAGCCTCCCTTAAATCACATCAAGGGAAATCTATCAGACTGGAAACACAATTTGCGCTCGCTCCGTCGTCGTCCAGCTGCGCGCAGCAGCGCCGGCCTTGTAAAACGGCGCAGCTgtcgacgacggcggcggccaaGGCAGAAGCCCAGGAATGTTTTCAGTCGCCGTCAGATCGGGGCGCTgcgctccggcaccccctcgCTTTGGTTTTTCTTGGAGGGGGGATTCTTAAGACAAGCGCACGCGAAACAAAGCACTCCACAGTTTCTTGTTAAATTGGATGACAAGAATGTTTGGGAATGTTTTTCCCAAGTGAATGTCTGTTGTCCACAGGTGGAAGTGGTAAACATAAAAGCTTAGGTGCTtatatcatgtttttttgtttttgggggggtacttTTATGTAGAATCCCACAAACAAACAAGCGAAAATTGTCTGTTTGCGTGCAATTTCCTGGCAGAGGTCGCAAACGCGGGTAACAGGGCGAACATGTGACGTGCGCTGTAGTAAACGCATTTACCTCAGTTAAGAAAGTGAAAAGATGTCGAGACACACCGGCGCCGCTCGGTTTTTTTTGTCACCTGACTTCGCTTTCTTCaccaaaactgttttttttaaatcaaataaaaaaaatcaattgaaataGCACACTCACGAACATATAAAAGTATTAAGCAGCACAAAAAAGAGGATTAGCATGTCTCTAAATGATTCAGTGATTGACGATCAATTATAATGGTGTCCGTGATAAAGATTTACATGCAGTGAGATCGCATGTTTAGTCTTGGATAAATGTAATAGTAGTACATTACACATTTGGCCACGTGGACTTAACCGCATTGAGAGGTTGCTCTCCAGTTCGCGTCTTTGTCTCAATtccaaagtttttttctttttattttctgaGCGACATCTTTCTCCAATTACGCGCGTGAAGCTTTTTCCATCATCGGGTTTGTCGTTTCCACAAGCGTGATTGGAAGCAGGCGCACGCGCGTGTGACATTTGCCAGGCCGGCGGGCGGCGGCCAGGAAGTGGCAAATGCTACTCGGCCAACTCTGTGCTGCAGGTGTGCCACCCAAATGTATGAAATGCTGAGCCACGCCCCCTCGAGGAAGAACCCTGCTAATCACCACACAATGCTTGATTAAGTTATAATgttattcccccccaaaaaaaataatctcacGGCTGTCATGAGTTCTTGGtcgttagcgcgccggcctcacggtgggggatttgggttcaaatccaggtcggtccacctgtgtggagtttgcatgttctccgtgggttttctttgggtactccggtttcctcccacattccaaagacatgcatggtaggctgattggacactctaaattgcccctaggtatgactgtgagcgtgaatggttgtttttctccttgtgccctgtgattggctggccaccaattccgcctctggcccgaagtcagctgggatggcctacaaccccccccaaccctagtgaggataaagcaggtcagaaattgagatgagatgagatttcacGTGAcagaaaagtcttttttttttggttcaattcaatcatatagagcaggtgtcgggaacctttttgatggaaagagccataaacaattcatatttttttaaatgttaatccttgagagccatgctccgaatttaaaagtcaacatacataaaaatgtgtgcctttttaagccacttcgccacttttaaagtacaaaaagtctctgaattcttttgacaacatttttacgttgttgctaatcaatgagtatcaatcagAATATCCACGCAGAAGAGTGTAACGAAAGGAAAAATTCcatagtttccatattttacctcacaggttagcagagagccatatgcacccatcaaaagagccatatgtggctcccaagccataggttccctacccctgatataGAGCAAAATTTAATGTCACATCTATTGTTGTGGTTCAACATTTGGTCAATTTTCATTGGCATTTATATCATAGTACATTTGTACTCTTCCATTGGTTTCAATTTATTGTTTTGCTAAAATGATACAATATGAAGGACTAACCTACACTTATATTTAAGCGCGTATTTTATACACATAAATAACATTGATCATCTAATATATCCGTGTTGCGTGTGTGGGGGGGAATTAGGGCCAGTGAAAATGATGGTCCACATAAGGAGACATTTAGCCCCCCCAAAAGGCCTCGTGTGACCTGGCTTTCAGTCTTCCGCCATGTTTGTCCTCAGATGCGTTTCCCATCTTTCCCGGCCTGCGCGCAAATGGAAAAGCAAGGTGGCGCGCGGGCGTGCGTGTGAAAATCTGCCGGGTCGCTTTGGCAGCGGCGCGTCCGTCCACATCACAGCGGCCGCCGAAGGCCCGGCTCTCTAATCAAACCGCCGCTCGCCACTATTTCTGTTCCGGAGCGCACAAGCGAGCACGCCGCCAAAAGTCAACATGTGACACAAAGAGACAACCTGGCGAccgctctgtttttttttccctccttgttTTTGTGCGCCCTTTGATTGACTGGCCATCATTACATTGCTAGTCCAAAAGTaactatttattgttttttttagttcaaatgcctcaaaatgtaaagaaaataactaaaaaagatCATTTACCGCTTTATTCAGAAGTGACACCCAAAAATATCCACCAAATCAACCATAAGCGACctaaaaatgcctcaaaatgatTGTTGTTGAATCTGACATATTGAATATTGGACGTTTATCATCGTCATTGGCCGCCAATGAGTCAAATAAACGTCGTTAAAGTTATTTTaccatttattcatttcaacatttctatttttatgtATCCCTATGACTCACCTAAGTTGCAACGAAAGATTCAGTGAAAAAAAGACCACAACAATTGTTTGTTGTGCAAGTTTGCCGATGAGCTCATTCTCAACTATCATGGCGTCACTTCTTTGATCAAGCACAAAACAGCTGCGATGTCTGCTTTCGCtcatatttcacttttttttttgctcgccCTGATGGGATATAAAATAGAATTGACCTCCGTGctcattttgtttctttaacTGGCGGAACAAATGATCCCCCAAAATAGTGAACACGCCGAGAGTTCATTTGTACGAATTggcttgtgtattttttttgtctttttcatttgACCTCTAAGAACGATTTTGGCACGTGTGGGCTTTTTTTCCAGGTGCGGACGAGTCCGGCGGTGCCAAAAGTAACGAACGACTTTTCCACTTGGacgcttttcaaacacttttgagaagaaaagaaaaagacaaagtcATGACAATGTCCAGTAAACAGAAGGATTTAGGTCATCCATTAAATGTTGACAGTATGCAGTAGCTTgctttttggattaaaaataaatcataaattacTGGtgcaagatgtccaatccaatctgaCTCCCAGTTAAAGGTAGTTCAAATGAGTTTGAGGTCATACTGTCAATGGGAGCAAATGagttaaagtaataataataaaaaatagcttAACTTGAACTCACGGGTGGTCCTGGTCGTCTCATCCATTTAAGATGGAACAAAAGGCCTTAATTGGGGGTCTCAGTTACCccggaacttaaaaaaaaaaaaaatggatggcaaaAATAAACTATAATATTTTGGCCAATAATGGATCAAAGAGTTTtatcaaacattttatttttgaaaattgcAATTTCCCCATCTCAGACGATGAGTGAATACGACAATGTTTGTTATGCGCGTGAGTCTTTACCAGTAAATGTGTGTCATGCTAACCTGGGTCTGTTCTACAACTTGGTTAATTGAGTTAGTAAGACTagcaaatgaggaaaaagcggCCATCAACACCAGCACGAAGAATCCAATCTTCTCAACTCCAAAAGGTCCGCCTCCAGTTTCTCGTTATCGTGGAATCGCTCTACGAAGGACTTGATCAAACCCGACGCGTTTCCTTCGTATTCCAGCAGCTCCACGCTCtcctctaaaaataaaaacgtagAAAAGTCAGCAGCGCCCCCTATCGTTCATTCACGACCctccattcatttccaatggcacATTAAAGCAATTTttgattttagattttttttttaatcctcaaaACGTCCGATCCACCTGAAGTGGCAATAAATGAAGGAATTTTCATTGGCTGCCGCCCTGCcacttccaatggattggacctctgaGGAACTCGGGTTGAAAAATGACGAATGCACGGGCAAAGAAATTACCGTTGATTCTGGTGTTGGCCTGGACAAACATCTTGCGATCCTCCTTTCGCAGCAGCACCGTCTCACGAAGGCGGAGGAAGTTGTGCGCGCCGCTCTCACCCACGGTCGAGTAGTGCTCGTAAAGGGCACGCCCTTTGTCCACGTCGCCTGTCGATTTGAAGACCTGCAAAATGGAGTCGGCTCAGACACTTTCCAGCCAGACTATTATATAAGAGGCTGGTATTTTCTGGATTATAAATTGCACCATTTTTATCGTTTGGGTGAGCATGCCAGCCTCTCCAAAAAATGTGAcctctaaatatatttttcctctttattgcgCATTCTGGTGCAgctttatagtccggaaaatacgctcCTCCACATTTGTTGTCGTCGATAGCAACTCATCATTAGCcgctaatgagttaaataaggAATAGCTTTTAAGCGAAAGGCTAGGCGAGGCAAACGTACCTGCAATTTACAGAGGAACCTGCGGATGGCGTCCTTTCCAACAGTGCGGATCTTGGCCCGGTCCAGCGCCACCAGAGCGTCGGGTTTGCCGTCGGCCGCGGCGACCTCCTCCAGGCTCACCAGGCCCTCGCCGGCCTCCAACAGCACGCGTAGGATGACGAAACGGGCCTGCATGTGAGCCTGTGTCGAGCGCGATTGGGAATTAAACTCGGCGCTTGGCGGGGCGAGGCGGGCGTCGAACCCACCTGTCTCCAACTCTTGCTCTCGGGCGTGTAAAACTCCAGTCCGAGGAGTCCGCCTCGAGCCATGCTCAGCCAGTTGACGTAGACCACGTCTTCCGCGTCTCGCCCCTCGTGGCCGAAAATGCTGCGGCGTCAAATCCGTACGGGTTAACGGCGAACAGCTTCCCGTGGCCGGGGGGTAATGAGCGCTGAGCCCACCTGAGTACATCGTTGATGAGAGACAGGTAGAGCCCGACGCACTCGGCCCGGCATTCTTCGTAGGAGGAGGCAATGGAGGAAAATTTGCTGTCCCAAGTTTCGCTGTCCTGGTACCAGCTGGAaatctacaaaaacaaaaaacggcaCCGTCAGCGAGGCCGACTCGTCAATCGTTTGGAAACATTTGGGGCCGCATTTTTAGGGGACTCACCAGCTCGCCCGTTTCCGGGTTGACCACCGCATTCTTTTCAAAATTGAACTTGCCCTCGACGTCCTGTAGAGGACGCCAAACATTCAATCGTGTTTTGCTAACTTCATACTTTTACACTGATTGTGAACTGGAGCTTATTTTGGCCACACCCTCTAATCAAAATGGCCAACTACTCAAACCAAAGTATTTGCTGCGTGAGAAAGAAAGATGGACCAACCCGGACGAACAACTTTCCGCTTCCGTGGCCCAACAGTTCATGCAGTCCGACTTGGACCTCGAACGATGGGCTCTTCCACTTGACGAACAAATCCTGGCAAAAACAAAGACGTGGAGAGCGCATCATGGTCCGTTGCGATCTGCTCGCCGTTAATGGCGCCTCACCTTGTCCTCTTCGCCCAAGAACGTTAGCTTTTCTTTGTTGGTGGAGTAAGCCACGGCCAGCACGTTTCCTAAGGAGACATTTTTGAAGCCCTCCGACTGTCTGATGTCATCATCTGGTTCAAAAAATACACATTAGTGGTcttggagaaagaaaaaaaaacaggctttaaagcaggggtgtcaaactgggtGGGCCAGATTCGAGCCAACGCATCACTTTGCATGTAAATGATTAACTTCACAGTTAAGTTCAATATTTTTAGAGGTTGACCGAAACAGTGAACATATGTTATTGTATGATATTAAGGATATAGGAGGTCATATATACAAAAAAGTCATATATCGGCCCGACTTTTATAACGAGTATTATCATCCAAATTGTGGGcgatctagaaaaaaaaattaaaaatcccaTATCGTCGACCTTTAAAAATTTGTATGCGTTGGCCAACATAAATCACCCCGAAGCGACCCAAAACTACAATCCAGGCCACGACAAAAACGAGTTTGACAACCCAACTTAATGGCTTTGGCGCTCTTACAATTAGGAATGTTAATGCCGGCTGGAATTCCGCTGCCGGCGAAGGTGAGTACGTCGAGGGACGTGAAGTCCGGTTTGAGGAAAGTGTCTTTCTCAAACTCCCTGGGCCAGGGAAGCTCGGGGAGCAGCACTTCGGCCGAGCTCACCAACTTGGCGAAGCGCTCGCTCATGGCTTTGTTCACCACCGCCACAAAACCTAAAGATCAGAAGAGCGCTAAGCGGGAGAACCTGGACAAAGAGAGGGGAAACGTGGGGGTACCTTCAAACTCTCCTCTGGAACCGAAGGGATCCCTGTAGCTTTCGATGAAGCCTATGTAACTGGCGGGAATGGAGGAGAAAGACTCATGAGCACGGTTCATCGCCAAAGTGTCGTTCAGAGGCTCTCACCTCTCCACAATGGGCCCCTTGTCTTTAATCCAATAGCGCGAGCCCTCCTTGTGGGCTTCCACCGAACCCAGGCTAAAGCTTCGTCTGTACTCCTCAAGCATCTTTTTCTGGTTATCGTTGGCGGCGTGggcctagattttttttaggggggaggAAACGGCAAGCAATTTTAAAACGCCGGTTGCCGTTTTAAGAAATGGGCAATTCTTTTACTCGCCTCAGCCTTCTGAAGATAATGGCAGACCCTCTCCATGATTGGCGCATAGTCGCCCCTTTTCACGGAGAACTCTTTTCCCTCAAAGTCGAAGCAGCCGCAGTAAGAATCGCACTCGCCGTCCACGGCGCAGTCTGGCAAGCGGAGTTGCGTTAGGAAAGCGTGACAAAGTTTGGTTATTTGATTTCTACGACTGACCTTTCTTCACGGCGGAGGCCAGGCGCACTTCGTAACAGGTTTTGTCgccattttcccttttaaataggCGGGTGTTGTAAGCAGACAGTTTCTGAAGAAGAGCAATGATGGTCAAGCACATTTCTTATTGAAAACACCATCAGGTAGAGACgttcaatatgaaaaataaaaaaatatattttttttttaatgtgaaatacaatacaatggcactagacatccaatccatttgaagtggaaggtcTGACATTGAAAagccctcccactt
The nucleotide sequence above comes from Stigmatopora argus isolate UIUO_Sarg chromosome 22, RoL_Sarg_1.0, whole genome shotgun sequence. Encoded proteins:
- the dpp3 gene encoding dipeptidyl peptidase 3 isoform X2, giving the protein MVDSQYFLPNDIGIAALDCAEAFGLLSPQEKLYAHYLSHASWCGGLAVLLQTSPESPLIFVLLQRIFRKQSPSQLEAVATAAGLSSEEYQAFLVYAAGLYANMGNYKSFGDSKFIPNLPKEKLDALVRASQAFQDDPAEMAALWDSCSCPIYSLMDKQKQLGLGDKGITTYFSGNCCMEDAELAQKFLDSKKLSAYNTRLFKRENGDKTCYEVRLASAVKKDCAVDGECDSYCGCFDFEGKEFSVKRGDYAPIMERVCHYLQKAEAHAANDNQKKMLEEYRRSFSLGSVEAHKEGSRYWIKDKGPIVESYIGFIESYRDPFGSRGEFEGFVAVVNKAMSERFAKLVSSAEVLLPELPWPREFEKDTFLKPDFTSLDVLTFAGSGIPAGINIPNYDDIRQSEGFKNVSLGNVLAVAYSTNKEKLTFLGEEDKDLFVKWKSPSFEVQVGLHELLGHGSGKLFVRDVEGKFNFEKNAVVNPETGELISSWYQDSETWDSKFSSIASSYEECRAECVGLYLSLINDVLSIFGHEGRDAEDVVYVNWLSMARGGLLGLEFYTPESKSWRQAHMQARFVILRVLLEAGEGLVSLEEVAAADGKPDALVALDRAKIRTVGKDAIRRFLCKLQVFKSTGDVDKGRALYEHYSTVGESGAHNFLRLRETVLLRKEDRKMFVQANTRINEESVELLEYEGNASGLIKSFVERFHDNEKLEADLLELRRLDSSCWC
- the dpp3 gene encoding dipeptidyl peptidase 3 isoform X1, which produces MLFLRSYLSSELKMVDSQYFLPNDIGIAALDCAEAFGLLSPQEKLYAHYLSHASWCGGLAVLLQTSPESPLIFVLLQRIFRKQSPSQLEAVATAAGLSSEEYQAFLVYAAGLYANMGNYKSFGDSKFIPNLPKEKLDALVRASQAFQDDPAEMAALWDSCSCPIYSLMDKQKQLGLGDKGITTYFSGNCCMEDAELAQKFLDSKKLSAYNTRLFKRENGDKTCYEVRLASAVKKDCAVDGECDSYCGCFDFEGKEFSVKRGDYAPIMERVCHYLQKAEAHAANDNQKKMLEEYRRSFSLGSVEAHKEGSRYWIKDKGPIVESYIGFIESYRDPFGSRGEFEGFVAVVNKAMSERFAKLVSSAEVLLPELPWPREFEKDTFLKPDFTSLDVLTFAGSGIPAGINIPNYDDIRQSEGFKNVSLGNVLAVAYSTNKEKLTFLGEEDKDLFVKWKSPSFEVQVGLHELLGHGSGKLFVRDVEGKFNFEKNAVVNPETGELISSWYQDSETWDSKFSSIASSYEECRAECVGLYLSLINDVLSIFGHEGRDAEDVVYVNWLSMARGGLLGLEFYTPESKSWRQAHMQARFVILRVLLEAGEGLVSLEEVAAADGKPDALVALDRAKIRTVGKDAIRRFLCKLQVFKSTGDVDKGRALYEHYSTVGESGAHNFLRLRETVLLRKEDRKMFVQANTRINEESVELLEYEGNASGLIKSFVERFHDNEKLEADLLELRRLDSSCWC